The Metabacillus schmidteae nucleotide sequence TTCACCACTCTTAGAAAAAATTTTAGAACTATCAAAGCAATTTGACTTATTTTTCATTAAATGGATTCCAAGTAAGGAAAACAACGTGGCTGATCAACTTGCAAGAAATGCTATTCATAACCAATCGTGATGAAATAAATTAAAGTAGTTGAAAGAGTGAAATGAATGAAAAAATTATTTGCAGATGGAAGTTTATTATTTGTTGCTTTTATATGGGGAGCTACTTTTGTTGTAGTACAAAATGCTATTCAATTTTTACCACCACATTTATTTAATGGAATACGATTTCTTTTAGCTGCTATCATCTTATCATTGTTTGTACAAAGAAAAGGAAAGCAAATCATTTCAATGAAAATAATTAAAGCAGGTACTTTTTTAGGTTTCTTTTTATTTATAGGATACGCGTTTCAGACTGTGGGTCTTATTTACACAACATCTTCAAAAGCTGGATTTATTACAGGTTTAAGCGTAATGATTGTTCCCATTCTTGCTGTATTCTTTTTAAAAGAGAAACCAAAACTTATTGTTTTCATAAGTGCTGGAATTGGAACTGTTGGTCTTTACTTTTTAACATTAGCTGGTATATCAAAGATTAGCTTTGGTGATTTCCTGGTCTTTATTTGTGCAATCGGCTTCGCATTTCACATTGTGTTTACAAGTAAATACTCTGAGCAACACCCTGCGCTTCCTTTAACGATTATCCAATTAGTAACCGTGTCTTTACTAAGCTTTCTTAGCTCTTATCTATTTGAGAACCAAACAGTTTCACTTGAGCAGATTTTACATCAAGACGTTATCTTTGCATTACTCATAACATCAATTTTTGCAACGGCTATCG carries:
- a CDS encoding DMT family transporter encodes the protein MKKLFADGSLLFVAFIWGATFVVVQNAIQFLPPHLFNGIRFLLAAIILSLFVQRKGKQIISMKIIKAGTFLGFFLFIGYAFQTVGLIYTTSSKAGFITGLSVMIVPILAVFFLKEKPKLIVFISAGIGTVGLYFLTLAGISKISFGDFLVFICAIGFAFHIVFTSKYSEQHPALPLTIIQLVTVSLLSFLSSYLFENQTVSLEQILHQDVIFALLITSIFATAIAFYVQTKFQQFTSAARVAIIFAMEPVFAALTAFMVINERLSIYGLIGCFFIFTAMITTEIPKLFPLKREIKQTNI